Proteins encoded together in one Labeo rohita strain BAU-BD-2019 chromosome 21, IGBB_LRoh.1.0, whole genome shotgun sequence window:
- the traf4b gene encoding TNF receptor-associated factor 4b isoform X3, with amino-acid sequence MELEQQILSLPIRCIHSEEGCRWTAQNKLLQAHLSVCEFNVVSCPNRCSMKLLRRELPEHMQHDCAKRKLHCDHCGDEFTGEAYENHQGVCPEESVYCENKCGARMVRRVLGQHSVSECPKRKLPCRYCKKEFLYDTLQPHQQQCPRFPMQCPNRCGTPGITRETLMAHVKEGCSTAMVLCPFREAGCKHKCPKTAVGRHLEEATHTHLSLLSGVVNRQRLELRELRRAVEELSGSRDGTLLWKLTDFSQRLQEVKSRTSGSLELFSPAFYSHNYGYRLQVSAFPNGNGSGEGSHLSVYIRVLPGEYDGLLEWPFPYRVSFSLLDQSDPALTKPQHITETFIPDPTWKNFQRPRPGALGSVRGGCLDESMLGFGYPKFISHEEMKKRNYIRDNAIFIKATIDVVQKILNS; translated from the exons ATGGAGCTGGAGCAGCAGATTCTTTCTCTGCCCATCCGCTGCATCCACAGTGAGGAGGGCTGCCGCTGGACTGCACAGAACAAGCTCCTGCAG GCCCATTTGTCCGTGTGTGAGTTTAACGTGGTGTCATGTCCAAACCGCTGCTCCATGAAGCTGCTGCGACGTGAACTGCCAGAGCACATGCAGCATGACTGTGCAAAGAGAAAACTACACTGTGACCACTGTGGGGATGAGTTCACTGGGGAGGCATATGAG AATCACCAGGGTGTTTGTCCAGAAGAGAGTGTGTACTGTGAGAATAAATGTGGTGCTCGTATGGTGCGGAGAGTCTTGGGCCAGCACTCTGTGTCCGAATGTCCCAAACGAAAACTGCCCTGCAGATACTGCAAGAAAGAGTTCCTCTATGACACTCTTCAG CCTCATCAGCAGCAGTGTCCACGCTTCCCTATGCAGTGCCCTAACAGGTGCGGCACACCAGGAATCACTCGAGAGACTTTAATGGCACATGTGAAGGAAGGATGCAGCACTGCAATGGTGCTTTGCCCATTTAGGGAGGCTGGCTGCAAACATAAG TGCCCTAAGACTGCAGTGGGACGACACCTCGAGGAAGCCACGCACACCCACCTCTCTCTTCTTAGTGGTGTGGTAAATCGCCAGAGGCTGGAGCTCCGGGAACTCCGGCGTGCAGTGGAAGAACTCTCTGGAAGTCGAGATGGCACGCTGCTCTGGAAGCTCACAGACTTCAGCCAACGGCTACAGGAAGTTAAGAGCAGAACTTCTGGGAGTTTGGAATTGTTTAGTCCTGCCTTCTATTCCCATAACTATGGTTACCGTCTACAAGTGTCCGCCTTTCCTAATGGGAATGGCAGTGGCGAGGGCTCTCACTTGTCAGTCTACATTCGAGTTCTACCAGGAGAGTACGATGGGCTGCTGGAGTGGCCTTTCCCTTACCGCGTTTCCTTCTCGCTCTTGGATCAGAGCGACCCGGCACTCACCAAACCTCAGCACATCACAGAGACCTTCATCCCAGATCCCACCTGGAAGAACTTCCAGAGGCCACGACCTGGAGCTCTGGGAAGTGTTCGTGGGGGCTGTCTGGATGAGAGCATGCTGGGTTTCGGCTACCCAAAGTTCATCTCCCATGAGGAGATGAAGAAAAGAAACTATATCAGAGACAATGCTATTTTCATTAAAGCCACCATAGATGTTGTCCAGAAGATACTGAACTCTTGA